In one window of Henckelia pumila isolate YLH828 chromosome 1, ASM3356847v2, whole genome shotgun sequence DNA:
- the LOC140874175 gene encoding uncharacterized protein, translating into MASLRANNTNANANASNNNHNDCGPDSENNQNNQFLAGLTALLQEQSRTQGAQIQQFLQAQTANAGNNHPAANQNPIYKRFLELGPPEFKGETDPLIAEQRFQAMETAFEFMQMTDADRLRCATYMFRDDARVWWNEVKAALNLTTLTWNGFKDVFYGKYFTVSTRTRLAREFLEIRQGSMSIAEYVKMFERGRYFVPMISGDPAEELKHFIEGLNAFIRKDVRLSGAKNYKNAVDQAMLSEKDRNDIIRESQEKRSNYQGRDQQGNSSRKRLYQAPPQHRPYQQQQPRTQGQKQLALPAQKSASAPTACQKCGKLHSGQCMMGTGVCNLCKQPGHFAKECPQQRGPVKGRVFAMTHEQVDTNSAIVTGEELSSDLIIRGCSIQMQGQELHADLIILKMSDFDVIFGMDWLSCYEATIDCKRRTVSLKTKNGESFLFHATPKNNSSLLISVGKAWELLSKGCAGFLASFTCNQEFPRPKLEDVEVVRDFSDVFPDDIAGLPPAREVEFGIELMPKTQPVSKAPYRLALTEMKELKEQLQELLNKGFIRSSVSPWEQIAFLGHIVSAKGIEVDPAKIEAIKNWVTPKNAREIRSFLGLAGYYSRFIQDFSKIALPLTLLTRKSVKFEWSNQCEKSFLELKEKLMTAPVLAIPKGIGRFIIYTDASKYGLGAVLMQDGKELNMRQRRWLELVKDYDCDISYHLGKANIVADALSRKSAALNRMTTQQELIVDFERLRLEVIEPMEMCTISALKMVPSFLDKIRTGQALDQQLLTWKQKDETKGGILYTVKDGIVHHKERIWVPAVDSLRKDVMTETHTVPYSVHPGSTKMFKDLQMLYWWPGMKKDIVKFVNKCFTFQQVKVEHQRPVGLLKPLPIPTWKWEDVIMDFVVGFSNYTTENEFNMGNS; encoded by the exons ATGGCATCACTTAGGGCAAATAACACCAACGCCAACGCCAATGCCTCTAACAACAACCATAATGATTGCGGGCCAGATAGTgagaacaatcaaaacaaccAGTTTTTGGCGGGATTAACTGCTCTGCTTCAAGAGCAAAGCCGTACTCAGGGAGCTCAAATCCAACAGTTTCTTCAAGCCCAGACAGCTAATGCCGGAAATAACCATCCTGCAGCTAATCAAAACCCTATCTACAAAAGGTTCTTAGAGTTGGGACCACCTGAGTTCAAAGGAGAGACTGATCCTTTGATTGCGGAACAAAGGTTCCAAGCTATGGAGACTGCTTTTGAATTCATGCAGATGACAGATGCGGATAGATTGAGATGTGCTACCTATATGTTCCGCGATGACGCTCGTGTTTGGTGGAATGAAGTGAAAGCAGCGTTGAACCTAACCACCCTtacttggaatggattcaaggATGTGTTCTACGGCAAATATTTCACAGTGAGCACCCGAACCAGGTTGGCTAGAGAGTTTTTGGAGATCCGTCAAGGAAGCATGTCAATTGCGGAGTATGTAAAGATGTTTGAAAGGGGAAGATACTTTGTACCGATGATTTCTGGTGATCCTGCTGAAGAGTTGAAACACTTTATAGAAGGGTTGAATGCATTCATCAGAAAGGATGTTAGACTAAGTGGAgcgaaaaattacaaaaatgcGGTAGATCAGGCCATGTTGTCCGAAAAGGACAGAAACGATATTATCAGAGAGTCACAGGAAAAGAGATCTAACTATCAGGGTCGAGACCAGCAAGGAAATTCTAGCAGAAAGAGGCTGTACCAAGCCCCTCCCCAACACCGACCGTACCAACAACAACAGCCTCGAACTCAAGGGCAGAAACAGTTGGCTCTACCAGCACAAAAATCGGCAAGTGCACCAACAGCTTGTCAAAAATGTGGAAAACTTCATTCAGGCCAATGTATGATGGGAACTGGTGTATGTAACTTGTGCAAACAACCAGGACATTTTGCAAAGGAATGTCCCCAACAAAGAGGACCGGTCAAAGGCCGAGTGTTTGCCATGACTCATGAGCAAGTGGACACAAACTCAGCCATCGTCACAG GGGAAGAATTGAGTAGTGATTTGATTATCAGAGGATGCAGTATACAGATGCAAGGTCAGGAGTTGCATGCTGATCTTATTATCCTCAAAATGTCGGACTTTGACGTGATATttggtatggattggttgtcttgTTACGAGGCTACCATAGACTGTAAACGGAGGACGGTTTCTTTGAAAACTAAGAATGGAGAATCGTTTCTATTCCATGCCACACCGAAAAATAATTCATCTCTTTTAATTTCAGTGGGTAAGGCATGGGAACTGTTGAGTAAAGGATGTGCAGGTTTCCTTGCAAGTTTTACTTGCAACCAAGAATTTCCTCGACCGAAACTTGAAGACGTCGAGGTAGTGAGAGATTTCTCAGACgtatttcctgatgatattgcaggattacctccagctaGGGAGGTAGAATTTGGGATTGAATTAATGCCCAAAACTCAACCAGTTTCCAAAGCACCATACAGGTTAGCACTGACTGAaatgaaggaattgaaggagcagttaCAAGAGCTACTCAATAAAGGCTTCATTAGAtcgagtgtatcgccttggg aACAGATTGCATTTTTGGGTCACATAGTTTCGGCAAAGGGAATAGAGGTTGATCCAGCAAAGAtagaagcaattaaaaattgggTTACTCCAAAGAATGCTAGAGAGATACGGAGTTTCTTGGGATTAGCGGGTTACTATAGCAGATTCATTCAGGATTTCTCCAAGATAGCGCTGCCACTGACGTTATTAACTCGCAAAAGTGTGAAGTTTGAATGGTCTAATCAGTGTGAGAAAAGCTTTCTGGAGTTGAAGGAAAAGTTGATGACAGCACCAGTGCTAGCCATACCGAAAGGCATCGGTCGATTCATAATTTATACAGATGCTTCCAAGTATGGATTAGGGGCTGTTTTGATGCAAGATGGAAAG gagttgaacatgcgcCAGAGAAGATGGCTTgaattggtgaaagattatgattgtgataTTAGCTACCATCTGGGTAAAGCTAATATAgtagctgatgctttgagtcgtaaatCTGCGGCTTTGAACAGAATGACAACTCAACAGGAGTTGATTGTAGATTTTGAACGACTCAGATTGGAAGTGATTGAACCTATGGAGATGTGTACCATATCAGCTTTAAAAATGGTTCCAAGTTTTCTCGACAAGATTCGAACAGGTCAAGCTTTAGACCAGCAATTATTAACTTGGAAGCAAAAAGATGAAACCAAGGGTGGTATCTTGTACACAGTGAAGGATGGGATCGTACATCACAAAGAGCGAATATGGGTACCAGCAGTAGATTCACTGAGGAAAGATGTGATGACTGAGACCCACACTGTGCCGTATTCAGTTCATCCAGGGAGTACGAAGATGTTCAAGGATTTACAGATGCTAtattggtggccaggtatgaagaaagacatcGTTAAGTTTGTTAACAAATGTTTTACATTTCAACAGGTGAAAGTTGAACATCAAAGGCCAGTAGGACTTTTGAAACCATTACCCATTCCTACATGGAAATGGGAAGATGTCATTATGGACTTCGTTGTTGGATTTTCCAATTACACCACGGagaatgaattcaatatggGTAATAGTTGA
- the LOC140874177 gene encoding uncharacterized protein, with protein MAMGNPIMSLLANNTLTGENFPMWKSNINIVLVSENNRFVLTEKCPPVPPANATRAVKEPYDRWIASNNKAKAYMLARMSDALRIKMEPMKSAFEIMESLQGMFGQQSEQARYEATRKYTNSRMVLGTHVRDHVMQMTNHFSEAEMHGAVVDEAIHVSIILNSLSSYFITFTSNYIMNTLNYGMT; from the coding sequence ATGGCAATGGGAAATCCTATCATGTCTTTGCTTGCAAACAATACTTTGACTGGTGAAAACTTTCCTATGTGGAAAAGCAACATTAATATTGTGCTGGTTAGTGAGAACAACAGGTTTGTTCTTACTGAGAAATGTCCACCGGTACCACCCGCAAATGCCACTCGTGCTGTTAAGGAACCGTATGACCGTTGGATTGCGTCCAACAACAAGGCTAAAGCATATATGCTTGCAAGAATGTCTGATGCACTAAGAATCAAGATGGAGCCCATGAAATCTGCTTTTGAGATTATGGAATCTCTTCAAGGTATGTTTGGGCAACAATCTGAGCAAGCTCGTTATGAGGCCACAAGGAAGTACACGAATTCTAGGATGGTTCTTGGCACTCATGTTCGTGATCATGTCATGCAGATGACAAATCATTTTTCTGAGGCTGAGATGCATGGGGCAGTTGTTGATGAAGCCATACACGTGAGCATTATTCTGAATTCGCTTTCTAGTTACTTCATCACATTTACAAGCAACTATATTATGAATACGTTGAATTATGGGATGACTTAA